One stretch of Girardinichthys multiradiatus isolate DD_20200921_A chromosome 2, DD_fGirMul_XY1, whole genome shotgun sequence DNA includes these proteins:
- the LOC124878915 gene encoding uncharacterized protein LOC124878915 isoform X3: protein MKTWEDLWAMYTKQPDMFLEEVFVVVSGQQLERLPTDPAVNWMRRDWSLRSSGVEHFRDGAGLTLWEEVEQCNAFLSRIAVTTKHMSKPGRTDMLTLMAMRWNQLKLDNLATSLTRRYQKATKALQTQLQNLESLRIEFSVCDSQLGDWVSDVKEWAEAATTSITDEDSVVGRIEVLVASIKTRSQRLYKDTDGNKARAKIRHKIREEKGILTLAVEKYNRLVPNTEILCLEEILSGDPVWPWQQPHSDSVCLTIKRRAFDGIMAVRRLEEEKRILVREMDHHWKSLLAYEDTLKKLSYLSSSGSFKSSSCPLTDEGLKGLQNIILREREQMMMSSTATQNAQMMVCNQHL, encoded by the exons GTACACAAAACAACCAGACAT GTTTCTGGAAGAGGTgtttgtggtggtgagtggTCAGCAGCTAGAGAGACTTCCCACAGATCCAGCAGTAAACTGGATGAGGAGGGATTGGAGCTTGCG GTCAAGTGGAGTGGAGCATTTCAGGGATGGAGCTGGTTTGACCTTATGggaggaagtggagcagtgtaATGCATTTCTCTCAAGGATTGCAGTTACCACAAAACATATGTCCAAACCTG GACGGACAGACATGCTGACTCTTATGGCCATGCGTTGGAATCAGCTAAAATTGGACAACTTGGCCACCTCACTGACCCGTCGTTATCAGAAG GCCACAAAAGCTCTTCAAACTCAGCTTCAGAACCTGGAGTCCCTAAGAATAGAGTTTTCAGTGTGTGACAGTCAATTGGGTGACTGGGTCAGTGATGTAAAGGAGTGGGCAGAAG cagcaacaactaGCATAACAGATGAAGATTCCGTAGTGGGCCGAATTGAAGTTCTGGTTGCAAGCATCAAAACACGATCCCAGCGTCTTTATAAAGACACTGATGGAAACAAAGCTCGTGCCAAGATTCGCCACAAGATCAGAGAGGAAAAAGGAATTTTGACACTGGCTGTGGAAAAGTACAACAGATTGGTTCCAAACACAGAAATTCTGTGCTTGGAAGAAATTCTGTCTGGTGACCCAGTTTGGCCATGGCAGCAACCACACAGTG ACTCTGTCTGTCTTACAATAAAGAGAAGGGCATTTGATGGCATCATGGCAGTAAGGAGActtgaagaagaaaagaggATTCTTGTAAGAGAGATGGATCATCACTGGAAATCTCTTTTAGCCTATGAGGATACTCTCAAAAAGCTCTCCTACCTGTCTTCGAGTGGCTCatttaaaa GTTCGTCGTGTCCCCTAACTGATGAGGGTTTAAAAGGTCTGCAGAACATCATTCTCAGAGAGCGGGAACAGATGATGATGAGTTCTACAGCGACTCAGAATGCTCAGATGATGGTCTGTAATCAACATCTGTGA
- the LOC124878915 gene encoding uncharacterized protein LOC124878915 isoform X1, with product MKTWEDLWAMYTKQPDMFLEEVFVVVSGQQLERLPTDPAVNWMRRDWSLRSSGVEHFRDGAGLTLWEEVEQCNAFLSRIAVTTKHMSKPGRTDMLTLMAMRWNQLKLDNLATSLTRRYQKATKALQTQLQNLESLRIEFSVCDSQLGDWVSDVKEWAEAATTSITDEDSVVGRIEVLVASIKTRSQRLYKDTDGNKARAKIRHKIREEKGILTLAVEKYNRLVPNTEILCLEEILSGDPVWPWQQPHSDSVCLTIKRRAFDGIMAVRRLEEEKRILVREMDHHWKSLLAYEDTLKKLSYLSSSGSFKSLCMCNFKGSSCPLTDEGLKGLQNIILREREQMMMSSTATQNAQMMVCNQHL from the exons GTACACAAAACAACCAGACAT GTTTCTGGAAGAGGTgtttgtggtggtgagtggTCAGCAGCTAGAGAGACTTCCCACAGATCCAGCAGTAAACTGGATGAGGAGGGATTGGAGCTTGCG GTCAAGTGGAGTGGAGCATTTCAGGGATGGAGCTGGTTTGACCTTATGggaggaagtggagcagtgtaATGCATTTCTCTCAAGGATTGCAGTTACCACAAAACATATGTCCAAACCTG GACGGACAGACATGCTGACTCTTATGGCCATGCGTTGGAATCAGCTAAAATTGGACAACTTGGCCACCTCACTGACCCGTCGTTATCAGAAG GCCACAAAAGCTCTTCAAACTCAGCTTCAGAACCTGGAGTCCCTAAGAATAGAGTTTTCAGTGTGTGACAGTCAATTGGGTGACTGGGTCAGTGATGTAAAGGAGTGGGCAGAAG cagcaacaactaGCATAACAGATGAAGATTCCGTAGTGGGCCGAATTGAAGTTCTGGTTGCAAGCATCAAAACACGATCCCAGCGTCTTTATAAAGACACTGATGGAAACAAAGCTCGTGCCAAGATTCGCCACAAGATCAGAGAGGAAAAAGGAATTTTGACACTGGCTGTGGAAAAGTACAACAGATTGGTTCCAAACACAGAAATTCTGTGCTTGGAAGAAATTCTGTCTGGTGACCCAGTTTGGCCATGGCAGCAACCACACAGTG ACTCTGTCTGTCTTACAATAAAGAGAAGGGCATTTGATGGCATCATGGCAGTAAGGAGActtgaagaagaaaagaggATTCTTGTAAGAGAGATGGATCATCACTGGAAATCTCTTTTAGCCTATGAGGATACTCTCAAAAAGCTCTCCTACCTGTCTTCGAGTGGCTCatttaaaa GTTTATGTATGTGTAATTTTAAAGGTTCGTCGTGTCCCCTAACTGATGAGGGTTTAAAAGGTCTGCAGAACATCATTCTCAGAGAGCGGGAACAGATGATGATGAGTTCTACAGCGACTCAGAATGCTCAGATGATGGTCTGTAATCAACATCTGTGA
- the LOC124878915 gene encoding uncharacterized protein LOC124878915 isoform X4: MKTWEDLWAMYTKQPDMSSGVEHFRDGAGLTLWEEVEQCNAFLSRIAVTTKHMSKPGRTDMLTLMAMRWNQLKLDNLATSLTRRYQKATKALQTQLQNLESLRIEFSVCDSQLGDWVSDVKEWAEAATTSITDEDSVVGRIEVLVASIKTRSQRLYKDTDGNKARAKIRHKIREEKGILTLAVEKYNRLVPNTEILCLEEILSGDPVWPWQQPHSDSVCLTIKRRAFDGIMAVRRLEEEKRILVREMDHHWKSLLAYEDTLKKLSYLSSSGSFKSLCMCNFKGSSCPLTDEGLKGLQNIILREREQMMMSSTATQNAQMMVCNQHL; this comes from the exons GTACACAAAACAACCAGACAT GTCAAGTGGAGTGGAGCATTTCAGGGATGGAGCTGGTTTGACCTTATGggaggaagtggagcagtgtaATGCATTTCTCTCAAGGATTGCAGTTACCACAAAACATATGTCCAAACCTG GACGGACAGACATGCTGACTCTTATGGCCATGCGTTGGAATCAGCTAAAATTGGACAACTTGGCCACCTCACTGACCCGTCGTTATCAGAAG GCCACAAAAGCTCTTCAAACTCAGCTTCAGAACCTGGAGTCCCTAAGAATAGAGTTTTCAGTGTGTGACAGTCAATTGGGTGACTGGGTCAGTGATGTAAAGGAGTGGGCAGAAG cagcaacaactaGCATAACAGATGAAGATTCCGTAGTGGGCCGAATTGAAGTTCTGGTTGCAAGCATCAAAACACGATCCCAGCGTCTTTATAAAGACACTGATGGAAACAAAGCTCGTGCCAAGATTCGCCACAAGATCAGAGAGGAAAAAGGAATTTTGACACTGGCTGTGGAAAAGTACAACAGATTGGTTCCAAACACAGAAATTCTGTGCTTGGAAGAAATTCTGTCTGGTGACCCAGTTTGGCCATGGCAGCAACCACACAGTG ACTCTGTCTGTCTTACAATAAAGAGAAGGGCATTTGATGGCATCATGGCAGTAAGGAGActtgaagaagaaaagaggATTCTTGTAAGAGAGATGGATCATCACTGGAAATCTCTTTTAGCCTATGAGGATACTCTCAAAAAGCTCTCCTACCTGTCTTCGAGTGGCTCatttaaaa GTTTATGTATGTGTAATTTTAAAGGTTCGTCGTGTCCCCTAACTGATGAGGGTTTAAAAGGTCTGCAGAACATCATTCTCAGAGAGCGGGAACAGATGATGATGAGTTCTACAGCGACTCAGAATGCTCAGATGATGGTCTGTAATCAACATCTGTGA
- the LOC124878915 gene encoding uncharacterized protein LOC124878915 isoform X6, protein MSSGVEHFRDGAGLTLWEEVEQCNAFLSRIAVTTKHMSKPGRTDMLTLMAMRWNQLKLDNLATSLTRRYQKATKALQTQLQNLESLRIEFSVCDSQLGDWVSDVKEWAEAATTSITDEDSVVGRIEVLVASIKTRSQRLYKDTDGNKARAKIRHKIREEKGILTLAVEKYNRLVPNTEILCLEEILSGDPVWPWQQPHSDSVCLTIKRRAFDGIMAVRRLEEEKRILVREMDHHWKSLLAYEDTLKKLSYLSSSGSFKSLCMCNFKGSSCPLTDEGLKGLQNIILREREQMMMSSTATQNAQMMVCNQHL, encoded by the exons AT GTCAAGTGGAGTGGAGCATTTCAGGGATGGAGCTGGTTTGACCTTATGggaggaagtggagcagtgtaATGCATTTCTCTCAAGGATTGCAGTTACCACAAAACATATGTCCAAACCTG GACGGACAGACATGCTGACTCTTATGGCCATGCGTTGGAATCAGCTAAAATTGGACAACTTGGCCACCTCACTGACCCGTCGTTATCAGAAG GCCACAAAAGCTCTTCAAACTCAGCTTCAGAACCTGGAGTCCCTAAGAATAGAGTTTTCAGTGTGTGACAGTCAATTGGGTGACTGGGTCAGTGATGTAAAGGAGTGGGCAGAAG cagcaacaactaGCATAACAGATGAAGATTCCGTAGTGGGCCGAATTGAAGTTCTGGTTGCAAGCATCAAAACACGATCCCAGCGTCTTTATAAAGACACTGATGGAAACAAAGCTCGTGCCAAGATTCGCCACAAGATCAGAGAGGAAAAAGGAATTTTGACACTGGCTGTGGAAAAGTACAACAGATTGGTTCCAAACACAGAAATTCTGTGCTTGGAAGAAATTCTGTCTGGTGACCCAGTTTGGCCATGGCAGCAACCACACAGTG ACTCTGTCTGTCTTACAATAAAGAGAAGGGCATTTGATGGCATCATGGCAGTAAGGAGActtgaagaagaaaagaggATTCTTGTAAGAGAGATGGATCATCACTGGAAATCTCTTTTAGCCTATGAGGATACTCTCAAAAAGCTCTCCTACCTGTCTTCGAGTGGCTCatttaaaa GTTTATGTATGTGTAATTTTAAAGGTTCGTCGTGTCCCCTAACTGATGAGGGTTTAAAAGGTCTGCAGAACATCATTCTCAGAGAGCGGGAACAGATGATGATGAGTTCTACAGCGACTCAGAATGCTCAGATGATGGTCTGTAATCAACATCTGTGA
- the LOC124878915 gene encoding uncharacterized protein LOC124878915 isoform X5, producing MPKPMTSNVRYGNLTRSSGVEHFRDGAGLTLWEEVEQCNAFLSRIAVTTKHMSKPGRTDMLTLMAMRWNQLKLDNLATSLTRRYQKATKALQTQLQNLESLRIEFSVCDSQLGDWVSDVKEWAEAATTSITDEDSVVGRIEVLVASIKTRSQRLYKDTDGNKARAKIRHKIREEKGILTLAVEKYNRLVPNTEILCLEEILSGDPVWPWQQPHSDSVCLTIKRRAFDGIMAVRRLEEEKRILVREMDHHWKSLLAYEDTLKKLSYLSSSGSFKSLCMCNFKGSSCPLTDEGLKGLQNIILREREQMMMSSTATQNAQMMVCNQHL from the exons ATGCCAAAGCCCATGACTTCAAATGTGAGATATGGAAATCTGACTAG GTCAAGTGGAGTGGAGCATTTCAGGGATGGAGCTGGTTTGACCTTATGggaggaagtggagcagtgtaATGCATTTCTCTCAAGGATTGCAGTTACCACAAAACATATGTCCAAACCTG GACGGACAGACATGCTGACTCTTATGGCCATGCGTTGGAATCAGCTAAAATTGGACAACTTGGCCACCTCACTGACCCGTCGTTATCAGAAG GCCACAAAAGCTCTTCAAACTCAGCTTCAGAACCTGGAGTCCCTAAGAATAGAGTTTTCAGTGTGTGACAGTCAATTGGGTGACTGGGTCAGTGATGTAAAGGAGTGGGCAGAAG cagcaacaactaGCATAACAGATGAAGATTCCGTAGTGGGCCGAATTGAAGTTCTGGTTGCAAGCATCAAAACACGATCCCAGCGTCTTTATAAAGACACTGATGGAAACAAAGCTCGTGCCAAGATTCGCCACAAGATCAGAGAGGAAAAAGGAATTTTGACACTGGCTGTGGAAAAGTACAACAGATTGGTTCCAAACACAGAAATTCTGTGCTTGGAAGAAATTCTGTCTGGTGACCCAGTTTGGCCATGGCAGCAACCACACAGTG ACTCTGTCTGTCTTACAATAAAGAGAAGGGCATTTGATGGCATCATGGCAGTAAGGAGActtgaagaagaaaagaggATTCTTGTAAGAGAGATGGATCATCACTGGAAATCTCTTTTAGCCTATGAGGATACTCTCAAAAAGCTCTCCTACCTGTCTTCGAGTGGCTCatttaaaa GTTTATGTATGTGTAATTTTAAAGGTTCGTCGTGTCCCCTAACTGATGAGGGTTTAAAAGGTCTGCAGAACATCATTCTCAGAGAGCGGGAACAGATGATGATGAGTTCTACAGCGACTCAGAATGCTCAGATGATGGTCTGTAATCAACATCTGTGA
- the LOC124878915 gene encoding uncharacterized protein LOC124878915 isoform X2 produces the protein MKTWEDLWAMYTKQPDMFLEEVFVVVSGQQLERLPTDPAVNWMRRDWSLRSSGVEHFRDGAGLTLWEEVEQCNAFLSRIAVTTKHMSKPGRTDMLTLMAMRWNQLKLDNLATSLTRRYQKATKALQTQLQNLESLRIEFSVCDSQLGDWVSDVKEWAEATTSITDEDSVVGRIEVLVASIKTRSQRLYKDTDGNKARAKIRHKIREEKGILTLAVEKYNRLVPNTEILCLEEILSGDPVWPWQQPHSDSVCLTIKRRAFDGIMAVRRLEEEKRILVREMDHHWKSLLAYEDTLKKLSYLSSSGSFKSLCMCNFKGSSCPLTDEGLKGLQNIILREREQMMMSSTATQNAQMMVCNQHL, from the exons GTACACAAAACAACCAGACAT GTTTCTGGAAGAGGTgtttgtggtggtgagtggTCAGCAGCTAGAGAGACTTCCCACAGATCCAGCAGTAAACTGGATGAGGAGGGATTGGAGCTTGCG GTCAAGTGGAGTGGAGCATTTCAGGGATGGAGCTGGTTTGACCTTATGggaggaagtggagcagtgtaATGCATTTCTCTCAAGGATTGCAGTTACCACAAAACATATGTCCAAACCTG GACGGACAGACATGCTGACTCTTATGGCCATGCGTTGGAATCAGCTAAAATTGGACAACTTGGCCACCTCACTGACCCGTCGTTATCAGAAG GCCACAAAAGCTCTTCAAACTCAGCTTCAGAACCTGGAGTCCCTAAGAATAGAGTTTTCAGTGTGTGACAGTCAATTGGGTGACTGGGTCAGTGATGTAAAGGAGTGGGCAGAAG caacaactaGCATAACAGATGAAGATTCCGTAGTGGGCCGAATTGAAGTTCTGGTTGCAAGCATCAAAACACGATCCCAGCGTCTTTATAAAGACACTGATGGAAACAAAGCTCGTGCCAAGATTCGCCACAAGATCAGAGAGGAAAAAGGAATTTTGACACTGGCTGTGGAAAAGTACAACAGATTGGTTCCAAACACAGAAATTCTGTGCTTGGAAGAAATTCTGTCTGGTGACCCAGTTTGGCCATGGCAGCAACCACACAGTG ACTCTGTCTGTCTTACAATAAAGAGAAGGGCATTTGATGGCATCATGGCAGTAAGGAGActtgaagaagaaaagaggATTCTTGTAAGAGAGATGGATCATCACTGGAAATCTCTTTTAGCCTATGAGGATACTCTCAAAAAGCTCTCCTACCTGTCTTCGAGTGGCTCatttaaaa GTTTATGTATGTGTAATTTTAAAGGTTCGTCGTGTCCCCTAACTGATGAGGGTTTAAAAGGTCTGCAGAACATCATTCTCAGAGAGCGGGAACAGATGATGATGAGTTCTACAGCGACTCAGAATGCTCAGATGATGGTCTGTAATCAACATCTGTGA
- the LOC124878915 gene encoding uncharacterized protein LOC124878915 isoform X7 — protein sequence MKTWEDLWAMYTKQPDMFLEEVFVVVSGQQLERLPTDPAVNWMRRDWSLRSSGVEHFRDGAGLTLWEEVEQCNAFLSRIAVTTKHMSKPGRTDMLTLMAMRWNQLKLDNLATSLTRRYQKATKALQTQLQNLESLRIEFSVCDSQLGDWVSDVKEWAEAATTSITDEDSVVGRIEVLVASIKTRSQRLYKDTDGNKARAKIRHKIREEKGILTLAVEKYNRLVPNTEILCLEEILSGDPVWPWQQPHSGTPC from the exons GTACACAAAACAACCAGACAT GTTTCTGGAAGAGGTgtttgtggtggtgagtggTCAGCAGCTAGAGAGACTTCCCACAGATCCAGCAGTAAACTGGATGAGGAGGGATTGGAGCTTGCG GTCAAGTGGAGTGGAGCATTTCAGGGATGGAGCTGGTTTGACCTTATGggaggaagtggagcagtgtaATGCATTTCTCTCAAGGATTGCAGTTACCACAAAACATATGTCCAAACCTG GACGGACAGACATGCTGACTCTTATGGCCATGCGTTGGAATCAGCTAAAATTGGACAACTTGGCCACCTCACTGACCCGTCGTTATCAGAAG GCCACAAAAGCTCTTCAAACTCAGCTTCAGAACCTGGAGTCCCTAAGAATAGAGTTTTCAGTGTGTGACAGTCAATTGGGTGACTGGGTCAGTGATGTAAAGGAGTGGGCAGAAG cagcaacaactaGCATAACAGATGAAGATTCCGTAGTGGGCCGAATTGAAGTTCTGGTTGCAAGCATCAAAACACGATCCCAGCGTCTTTATAAAGACACTGATGGAAACAAAGCTCGTGCCAAGATTCGCCACAAGATCAGAGAGGAAAAAGGAATTTTGACACTGGCTGTGGAAAAGTACAACAGATTGGTTCCAAACACAGAAATTCTGTGCTTGGAAGAAATTCTGTCTGGTGACCCAGTTTGGCCATGGCAGCAACCACACAGTG gtacaccttgctag